The window AGTGACTGCTGGCTGGGCGCTGCCCCCTGCATCCCGGCCTTCACCAGCTGGTGAGGTGGGCAGGGTGTGGTGCCTCCTGGTGACCTTCCTGTGTCCCCATAGCTGCCCTCCCACCTGGCAGAACTGTCCCTGGTACACGGGGCCTCACCCAGGCTGCCGCTGCTGCCCCGGTGTCATGGTTCCCTGGAGAGTGTCCTAGGCCTGAGGGTGCTGAGTGGGGGAAGCGATGTGTCCTCCCTCGATGGCCCGGCAGGAAGGGGAACTGGCTCTAAAAAGGAGCCCCCACTGGGAGGAGGGCATGTCCCTAGAACAGGCAACCTTTGGCCATCTGGCCCAGCCTCGTCCTTGTCCCCCCACTCAGGTCTTTCTCCACGGCTCCCAGGGCCAGGTTTACCACTCCCAGCAAGTGGGGCCTCCAGGCTCAGCCATCAGCCCAGACCTGCTGCTGGACAGCAGTGGCAGTCACCTCTATGTCCTGACTGCTCACCAGGTGAGGGCCATCCTGGGGCTGAAGGGGCCAGCACACACGGCCCGAGTCTCGTGCCCATTGCCTCTCTGCTCTGCTGCCCCTCCAGGTGGACCGGATACCTGTGGCAGCCTGCCCCCAGTTCCCTGACTGTGCCAGCTGCCTCCAGGCCCAGGACCCACTGTGTGGCTGGTGTGTCCTCCAGGGCAGGTGAGCACGGGGCCTGTGCCTAGGCTTGGGCCAACAGGTGGTGTGTGCCAGGAGGCTGCCCCTGGAAGCAGCCCTAGGCATGCCAGGAGGCCAACCCTGCTTGTTGGAGAGACTCGGGGCCACCACGGAGGTCACCCATCCTGCCCCATCTCACGGAGCCATGAATCTGGTTGGCACCCGCCTTTTCCGACACCACCCAGCCTGTGGGCTCCTCATCCCAGCAGCCCCAGCCAGGGTCCAGAACCCCCACACAGCTATCCTCCAGCCGGTGCTCCACACGGCAGCCCCAGGAATCCTTTAAGGCAGCCCTGAGTCACTGTGCGTCCCTCAGCCCAGCCGCAGCTGCCTCTTAGGGCTGGAGCCCACGCCTTGGCCATGAGGCCCTGCCTGCTTGGCCCCTTTCTCTCTGGGCACAGTCCCCTTCACGCCTCCTGCTCAttgcaccccactgcactccagctgggccaGCCTCCCCAGCCCCCTGTTGCCGGTCATCCTTGGAGTCTAGGACCCCCACGGTGACCTGATGGACCCCTGCCTGGCAGGTGTACCCAGAAGGGCCAGTGCAGGCGGGCGGGCCAGCCGAACCAGTGGCTGTGGAGCTATGAGGACAGCCACTGCCTGCACATCCAGAGCCTGCTGCCGGGCCACCACCCCCGCCAGGAGCAGGGCCAGGTAAGCCGCCCACCACCACTGGGCCCTCTGGGCAGCATGACCACTGCCTGGAGCACAAACCCCGCCTGCCTCCCgtcctccttcctctcccataGCCTCTGCTGCCACCCCCAGCAGTGGCCGCCCCCTCTGCTCTGGCTCCATCTCCCGGTTTCTCCCTGCTGCATCCCAGGTCACTTTGTCCGTCCCCCGGCTGCCCATCCTGGATGCAGATGAATACTTCCATTGTGCGTTCGGGGACTATGACAGCTTGGCTCATGTAGAAGGGCCCCACGTGGCCTGTGTCACCCCTCCCCAAGACCAGGTGCCACTTAACCCTCCAGGCACAGGTGAGTGGCCCATGGGGTAGGGGGCTGGGGTGGAAGCTGGAGGGGTAATGAGCTACCTGACctgtcctgcccccactgtcccCTCCCAGACCATGTCACTGTGCCCCTGGCCCTGATGTTCGAGGACGTGGCTGTAGCTGCCACCAACTTCTCCTTTTATGACTGCAGTGCCGTCCAAGCCTTGGAGGCGGCTGCCCCGTGAGTCCCTGGGCCTGCCTCCTGGGGTAGGGGTGGCGACCCCAGAGGGCACTCAGTTGAGCAGCCGCCCTGCCCCTCTAGGTGTCGCGCTTGCGTGGGCAGCATCTGGCGGTGTCACTGGTGCCCCCAGAGTAGCCACTGCGTGTACGGAGAGCACTGCCCAGAGGGCGAGAGGACCATCTACAGCGCCCAGGAGGTGGGTGGGCCCGAACTTCGGGCAGAGACAGGGCTGTCCCTTCTCCACCCTTCCCAGACCCGCCCAGCAGTAGGCCCTTTGAGTTCTGAAGGGCTGAGGGCTCTTGTTTTCCCAGGAGGACGTCCGGGTGCGTGGCCCAGGGGCTTGCCCACAGGTCGAAGGCCTGGCAGGTCCCCACCTGGTGCCTGTGGGCTGGGAGAGCCATTTGGTCCTACGTGTGCGGAACCTTCAACATTTCCGAGTGAGCTGTCAGGAGGGAAGGGGGCAGTGCAGTGGAGTCTGCCAACAGCGTGTCCACGCTCCTGACAGCGTCCTTCCCCAGGGCCTGCCTGCCTCCTTCCACTGCTGGCTGGAGCTGCCTGGAGAACTTCGGGGACTGCCGGCCACCCTGGAGGAGACAGCAGGGGATTCAGGCCTCATCCACTGCCAGGCCCACCAGGTGAGTGGCCGCCCTCCAAACCCTCTTGCCCCCAAGCTTCTGTAGACCCTCAGGGGTCTGCCATCTTTGTGGAGAGCCTGCTTGGGGCCCATAGCCTCTGTCCGTGGGCTCCAGTCTTGGGGGGAGAGGCAGGGAACGATCACATTCATTCTGGGGGGTGGCCCAGAGGAGACAGGAGTCAGAGGTGCCCTGAGTGGGCACCCAGCCTGACCCCATACTCTGCCCACAGTTTTACCCCTCCATGTCCCAGCGGGAGCTCCCAGTGCCCATCTACGTCACCCAGGGTGAGGCCCAGAGGCTGGACAACGCCCATGCTCTTTATGGTGAGCCTGAGGGCAGCCAGGCAGGCGGGGCAGGGTGGGTGGCAGACAGGAGGCGCTCAGCACACTGCCTGACCTTCCCTAGTGATCCTGTACGACTGCGCCATGGGCCACCCCGACTGCAGCCACTGCCAAGCGGCCAACAGGAGCCTGGGCTGCCTGTGGTGTGCTGACGGCCAGCCTGCCTGTCGCTATGGGCCCTTGTGCCCACCGGGGGCTGTGGAGCTGCTGTGTCCTGCGCCCAGCATTGATGCAGTGAGTCTCCTGACGGGCCCCCACAGCCCAGTGGGCCACTTCTCCTGCCCCATACTGTCCTGTCCTCCGCGATCAGAccagccctgccccaggcccCCAAACCCCAGCAGctcggcctggctgggctggttGGCTGGCCGGGCACCCAGCACTGCAGAGTGGAGTGTGGGTGCGGGGGATCCCATCTGCCATCATTTGCCTGCTGCAGGTCGAGCCCCTGACCGGTCCCCCTGAGGGAGGCTTGGCCCTCACCATCCTGGGCTCCAACCTGGGCCGGGCCTTCGCCGACGTGCAGTACGCCGTGAGCGTGGCCAGCCGGCCCTGCAACCCTGAGCCCTCTCTCTACCGCACCTCGGCCCGGTGAGGCACTTGGAGGGGTGAGGATGGGTGGGGAGGCCCTCAGAGATGGCCACCCAGAGATAAGGAAGGCCTGTGGCCAAGAAACCTGGGGCACTCGGTCAGGGGAGGGGTGGAGAAGGTGCGCTCGGTAGCAGCTGGTGGGCTGTCCCCTGCGTCCCTGGGCCCTGAGCAGCTCCCAGGCCTCCGCTTTCCAGGATTGTGTGTGTGACATCTCCTGCCCCCAATGGCACCACTGGGCCCGTCCGGGTGGCCATTAAGAGCCAGCCACCAGGCATCTCAAGCCAGCACTTCACCTACCAGGTCAGTGGCCTCCCAGGTGCACCCTACACAGGGGAGGGTACGAGGGAGGGCCAGGAAGGACAGGCGCCTAATGAGGATGTCAAGCTGGCTCTGCCGGGAGCAGGAAGCACCGCTGCATGCCTAGGAGGGAAGCCATGGCACGTGAGTGGAGGTGGGCAGCCAGGTCAGTCTGGGGCACGAAGCTCTCGGGACCTGTTGCCCTGGGCACTTGGTGGCACCGTTTCCCGGGTGGGAAGCCTGGGACAGGAgcagtgggggcaggggtgggttcTGCCCAAAGAGGCAACTGGATTTGAGAGTTTAGAGCTCCAGGTCTGGGGGCTGTAAGCTGTGGTGGGGAGGAGGCTGTCCCAAGGGGGACAGAGTGGCAGTGAGGATGAAAGAGCCCCACTCCTACTCCCCATGcggcaggggtgggtgggaggacGGTGGCCAGTGTGCAGTGGCCTCAGGAAGGAGGGCGTGGTCCACTTTGGCCCCAGGAGGTGAAGCCCAGAGATGACCTGCGCTTCAGAACCGGAGGGCCTTGGGCATGGCCCAGGGGGGTGAAAGGGCCAGGCTGGGCTGCCGTGCCTACCCAGCCCGCGCTGTTCCCCAGGACCCTGTCCTGCTGAGCCTGAGTCCTCGCTGGGGCCCCCAGGCAGGGGGCACCCAGCTCACCATCCGAGGTCAGCACCTCCAGACAGGTGGCAACACCAGTGCCTTCGTGGGTGGCCAACCCTGTCCCATGTGAGTCCCGGCCTGGCTGCCGTCGGGTGGTGGGCACTCCCATAGGCCTCAGCGTCCTTTCTACACAGTGGGGGTGGTACATTCAGAGAAGTGGTTGCTGTGGCCACCCCCAGTGGTCCCTGCCCTTGTCAAGGCAGGCAAAGTAGGGCTTCTCCTACGGGGGTTGGGCCAGGGCTCGGGTAGAGGGGCGGTAGTTAGAGCCGAGATGAGAGACCCCACTACCCATCCTGCAGCCTGGAGCCAGTGTGTCCGGAAGCCATCGTGTGCCGCACCAGGCCCCAGGCTGTCCCAGGAGAAGCAGCAGTCCTTGTGGTCTTTGGCCATGCCCAGCGCACACTGCTCGCCAGCCCCTTCCGCTACACCGCCAACCCCCGGCTTGTAGCAGCGGAGCCCAGTGCCAGCTTCCGGGGGTGAGGATCAGCCCACAGGCCAGCCTGTGCAccaggaaggagggaaggtggGATGGGGGCTGGGCTGTGTTGCCCACCGCCCGCCCACACCCGACTGCCATCCTGGTACAGGGGTGGGCGACTGATCCGTGTCAGGGGCACCGGCCTAGACGTGGTGCAGCGGCCCCTGCTGTCTGTGTGGCTGGAGGCTGACACAGAGGTGCAGGCTTCCAGGGCCCAGCCCCAGGACTCACAGCCAAGGAGGAGCTGTGGAGCCCCTGCTGCGGACCCCCAGGCTTGTATCCAGCTTGGTGGGGGGCTGCTGCAGGTGAGCCCCTCACCAGCAGGCGACAGGGCTGTCCCCGACCATGCCCATGcccagtggggagggggagggcaggCCACCATGCCCCTAGCAGCGCATAGTGGAGCCCAGCTCACTCCATCTGCGGTCGGCCCTGAATGCCCCACAGTGCTCCACTGTCTGCTCCGTCAACTCGTCCAGCCTCCTCCTGTGCCGGAGccctgctgtgccagacagagcCCGCCCGCAGCGGGTCTTCTTCATCCTGGACAACGTGCAAGTGGACTTCGCCAGCGCCAGTGGGGGCCAGGGCTTCCTGTACCAGCCCAACCCCCGCCTGGCACCCCTCAGCCGCGAGGGGCCTGCCCGCCCCTACCGCCTCAAGCCAGGCCATGTCCTGGATGTGGAGGTGAGGGCCACCTTCAACCCTGCCCCGCCAGGGCGCTCAGGCCGCCTCTGTGGGGGCCAGCGGCTTAGGCTCCCATGTGTGTCCCAGGGCGAGGGCCTCAACCTGGGCATCAGCAAGGAGGAGGTGCGCGTGCACATCGGCCGCGGCGAGTGCCTGGTGAAGACGCTCACGCGCAACCACCTGTACTGCGAGCCGCCTGCGCACGCTCCGCAGCCTGCCAATGGCTCCGGCCTGCCACAGTTCGTGGTGAGTCTGTGCCCTGGGTGGGCAGGTGGACCGGGTGCCGCCGGCATGCACTCAGGAGCCGTGCCCCCCCAGGTGCAGATGGGCAATGTGCAGCTGGCTCTGGGCCCTGTGCAGTACGAGGCTGAACCCCTGCTGTCTGCCTTTCCCgtggaggcccaggcaggcgtgGGCATGGGTGCTGCAGTGCTGATCGCCGCCGTGCTCCTCCTCACCCTCATGTACAGGTGAGACCCGCCCACCCCCAGCACACTTCCCTCCTCGCCATTGGCAAGGGTGCCCTGGCAGGCGGCTAGCCTGGCCGTGGCCCTGGCTGATGCTGGCCCCGGGCTGCAGGCACAAGAGCAAGCAGGCCCTGCGGGACTACCAGAAGGTGCTACTGCAGCTGGAGAGCCTGGAGACCGGAGTGGGAGACCAGTGCCGCAAGGAGTTCACAGGTGGGTGCGGAGGCAGGGGGGACAGGGTGCCCACGAGGCCTGAACTCACACCTCGGCGCCTCCTGGCCCGCAGACCTCATGACGGAGATGACCGACCTCAGCAGCGACCTGGAGGCCAGCGGGATCCCCTTCCTGGACTACCGCACCTATGCCGAGCGCGCCTTCTTCCCTGGCCATGGCGGTtgcccgctgcagcccaagcctGAGGGGCCAGGGGAGGACGGCCGCTGTGCCACTGTGTGCCAGGGCCTCACACAGCTCTCCAACCTGCTCAACAGCAAGCTCTTCCTCCTCACGGTGAGGGCTGCATGGCGGGAGTCCCCGGTGGGcaaggaggtggggctggggaacTACTGGCCTGAGACAAAGGTGGGGGAGGAGTGGGACTTCCCGGGATGAGCCTCCGACCCCTGCCCAGCTCATCCATACCCTGGAGGAGCAGCCCAGCTTTTCCCAGAGGGATCGCTGCCACGTGGCTTCGCTGCTGTCGCTAGCACTACATGGCAAGCTGGAGTACCTGACTGACATCATGAGGACCCTGCTGGGTGACCTAGCGGCCCATTACGTGCACAGGAACCCCAAGCTCATGCTACGCAGGTTGGCCTTGACCTGGACCCAGTGGCGGGGATGCGGGCTTGCCACAGACCTGCCCCCATCGCATCCTGGGCGGGCTCTGTCCAGGGGCGGGTGGGGCCAGGAAGCCCCAGCAGGTGGAGGGAAGGAAAGTGAGATGTCCTCAGCAGGGACACAGGCACAAAGGCCTGACCCTGTGGCCGGCTCCCCGCAGGACAGAGACCATGGTGGAGAAACTGCTCACCAACTGGCTGTCCATCTGCCTGTACGCCTTCCTGAGGGTGAGGGGCACTGTCCCGCCTGCCCCCAGCCCTGAGTGGCAGACTCCTCCCCTCTTGCCATGAGGGGGCTGCTGCCTGCGCCCTACCTGACCAAGGCCCGGCAAGGGCGGCTTTGGAAACGGAAGGACTTTGAACCCTCTCCGGGGCTGGAGGCGAGGCAGAGGCGAGAAGGGCTGTCATCGATCCCCCCTCGCTTGGCTGATGCTGGCTCATCTTGGCAATGCAGGAGGTGGCTGGTGAGCCACTGTACATGCTCTTCCGGGCCATCCAGTACCAGGTGGACAAAGGCCCCGTGGATGCCGTGACAGGCAAGGCCAAACGGACCCTGAATGATAGCCGCTTGCTGCGGGAGGACGTGGAGTTCCAGCCCCTGACGCTGATGGTGCTGGTGGGGCCCGGGGCTGGCGGGGCCGCAGGCAGCAGCGAGATGCAGCACGTGCCAGCCCGGGTGCTCGACACGGACACCATCACCCAGGTCAAGGAGAAGGTGTTGGACCAAGTCTACAAGGGCACCCCCTTCTCCCAGAGGCCCTCAGTGCATGCCCTAGACCTTGGTGAGAGAGCCAGCCCTGCCCACCCACCCCAGGGACCCTTCCCTACCCCTCCGGCACCGGGAGCCTCTCAGCTGTGTCTTACTATGAATGTGGGGCATGGAGAACAGGCTGTAGactatctgcttccctgactccCTCCAGAGTGGCGCTCGGGCCTGGCTGGTCACCTGACCCTATCGGATGAAGACTTGACCTCCGTGACCCAAAACCACTGGAAGAGACTCAACACCTTGCAGCACTACAAGGTGTGAGCAGTGGCGTGGCGAGGCGAGGCAGGGCAGGGCGGggctggggcggggcggggcggggaggggcggggcagggcgaggctggggcagggcggggctggggcggggcagggtgaggcagggcagggtggggtcGGTGTAGGCGCCTGGCTAGGGATCAGCACAGCCTCTGCTCCCCATCTCTGCCAGGTCCCCAATGGAGCAACAGTGGGGCTCGTCCCTCAGCTGCACAGTGGCAGCACCATCTCCCAGAGCCTGGCCCAGAGGTGCCCCTTGGGAGAGAGTGAGTCCCTCAGGGTCGGCCCTGACCTGGGGCCACTGGAGTCCAGGTTGGGAAGGCAGAACTCCTGGCCACGCATCTGCCTCAGCTTCATCCCCCACCCCACCGAGATCTTCTGcccatctctccttcctttcttccagtccccaccctgccccaccttGTCGGGGGAGTGGACTGGGCATCCCAGGCCAGGGGCAGGGGGTATAGCCCTGAAGCCAGGCTCCTGTGCCCTCAGACATCCCCACGCTGGAGGATGGCGAGGAAGGGGGGGTGTGCCTCTGGCACCTGGTGAAAGCCACCGAGGAGCCAGAAGGGACCAAGGTGCGGTGCAGCAGCCTACGGGAGCGGGAGCCAGCAAGGGCCAAGGCCATTCCGGAAATCTACCTCACCCGTCTGCTGTCCATGAAGGTTGGTGCGGCCTGGGCGGCTGGGCCTGAGAGGAGGCTCAGCCAGGGACCCCGACCAAGCCAGGGTGTGGGAGGAGCAGGGGCAGCCTCAGACGTGGACGGCCCCCACACCCTGCCGTCCACACGGCCCTTATCCCTTGCCTCGCAGGGCACGCTGCAGAAGTTTGTGGACGACACCTTCCAGGCCATTCTCAGTGTGAACCGGCCCATCCCCATCGCCGTCAAGTACCTGTTTGACCTTCTGGATGAGCTAGCAGAGAAGCACGGCATCGAGGACCCAGGGACCCTGCACATCTGGAAGACTAACAGGTGCCTTTCCTGCTGCCGCACCCCTGCTGTGCACATGGTCCACTGAGTCCCAGAGGGACCAGGACATTCCCAGGGTGGATGCCCCCACCTGGGGTTTCTGGAACTTACAGGAAGATCTAGGGCCCAGGTCACCTGGGCCACCAGGCCAGCTTCCAGCGGCCCCTGGCCCCGAGTGTGTTGCCAGTAGGCTGGAGTTCATGGGGCGGAGATCACAATGGCAGGCCAGGGCCTCACGCCCACGCCTGCCCTGCGCCCCCAGTCTGCTGCTGCGGTTCTGGGTGAATGCCTTGAAGAACCCACAGCTCATCTTTGATGTGCGGGTGTCGGACAATGTGGACGCCATCCTTGCTGTCATCGCCCAGACCTTCATTGACTCCTGTACCACCTCGGAGCACAAAGTGGGCCGGGTGAGAGCAGTGCCAACAGCAGCAGCTGGCAGGGACTTGAGGAGGAAAGGCTTATGGGGGAAGCCTAGAGGGCTCTGCACAGACCTTTGGGTGGGCAGTGGCAGCATCATGGGGGCGCCTTCACCTCCTAGCTCATGCCTAGTGCCTCCCCTCCCTCCGGAGCAGGATTCCCCAGTGAACAAACTGCTCTACGCCCGGGAGATCCCACGCTACAAGCAGATGGTGGAGAGGTGGGTGTCAGAGGCATCGGGGCTGCGGGGATGGGGGCTGCCCCACGCCTAACTCAGTCTGCTCCTCCAGATACTATGCGGACATTCGCCAGAGCTCTCCGGCGAGCTACCAGGAGATGAACTCTGCCCTGGCTGAGCTCTCCGGGGTGAGGCATGGCCCGGGGGGTGCGCCTGTCCACATGTGGGTGGAAAGACTAGCAGAGCAGAGTGGGGAAGACTTGGGGCTTGAGGACCAGGCTGGGACCTCACTGCCCCCCTCCACGTGGTGCCCCCAGAACTACACTTCTGCTCCCCACTGTCTGGAGGCTCTGCAAGAACTCTACAACCACATCCACAGGTACTACGATCAGGTGAGGCCCAGGGTGCTCCGGAGGGGAGGCGCAGTGGAGCGGGAGGCCCGTGGACCCTCCCGGGGGAGCAGGGGTGCCAGCCCATGCTGGCGGGACCCAGGCTGGGGAAGGGACTCGGCTTTCATTCCAATTCCCCAGGGAGACCCCAGGCAGCCCCCACTGGATCCCGAGGCTCCTGCGGAGATGGAAGCAGGGTGGGTGGCCCTGGGCCAGCAGGCAGAGGGGCAGGCTCAGACAGGCACCCTCCTCTGCCCGGGCAGATTATCAGTGCCCTGGAGGAGGACCCTGTGGGCCAGAAGCTGCAGCTGGCCTGCCGCCTGCAGCAGGTCGCCGCCCTGGTGGAGAACAAAGTGACTGACCTGTGAGCTCTGGGCTCAGACAGCAGCAAGCCGGATCCACCACCACCGCAGTGCCTTATGACCCCGGAACCGAGCCAGCCACTGAGGGGAGCCGGCAGAGCCTGGGGGCACAGGGTGcaaagccaggcactgtgcccagcagtgGGCTCCCTGCCTGCCACCTCCCCTGCCAGCCCGCCCACCTTCCCCCCACCTGGGATTGTTTCTAATTTATAAGgatccccctccttccccctctccccattGTATTTATTTGCCTGCTGGAAAATCACATccggaaataaaatagaaatgtctttttattttactttgagacggagtctcactttctctcccaggctggagtgcagtggcgcaatctcggctcactgcaacctctgtttcccaggttcaagcaattcttctgcctcagtctcccgagtagctggaactacaggcatgtgccaccatacctgactaattttggtatttttagtaaagacatagTTTCCCCATGtcggacaggctggtct of the Pongo abelii isolate AG06213 chromosome X, NHGRI_mPonAbe1-v2.0_pri, whole genome shotgun sequence genome contains:
- the PLXNB3 gene encoding plexin-B3 isoform X8; translated protein: MCHSTQETPLLHHFMAPVMAHWPPFGLCLLLLLLSSPPLPLTGAHRFSAPNTTLNHLALAPGRGTLYVGAVNHLFQLGPELQLEAVAVTGPVIDSPDCVPFRDPAECPQAQLTDNANQLLLVSSRAQELVACGQVRQGVCETRRLGDVAEVLYQAEDPGDGQFVAANTPGVATVGLVVPLPGRDLLLVARGLAGKLSAGVPPLAIRQLAGSQPFSSEGLGRLVVGDFSDYNNSYVGAFADARSAYFVFRRRGARAQAEYRSYVARVCLGDTNLYSYVEVPLACQGQGLIQAAFLAPGTLLGAFAAGPRGTQAALCAFPMAELGASMEQARRLCYTAGGRGPSGAEEATVEYGVTSRCVTLPLDSPESYPCGDEHTPSPIAGRQPLEVQPLLKLGQPVSAVAALQADGHMIAFLGDTQGQLHKVFLHGSQGQVYHSQQVGPPGSAISPDLLLDSSGSHLYVLTAHQVDRIPVAACPQFPDCASCLQAQDPLCGWCVLQGRCTQKGQCRRAGQPNQWLWSYEDSHCLHIQSLLPGHHPRQEQGQVTLSVPRLPILDADEYFHCAFGDYDSLAHVEGPHVACVTPPQDQVPLNPPGTDHVTVPLALMFEDVAVAATNFSFYDCSAVQALEAAAPCRACVGSIWRCHWCPQSSHCVYGEHCPEGERTIYSAQEEDVRVRGPGACPQVEGLAGPHLVPVGWESHLVLRVRNLQHFRGLPASFHCWLELPGELRGLPATLEETAGDSGLIHCQAHQFYPSMSQRELPVPIYVTQGEAQRLDNAHALYVILYDCAMGHPDCSHCQAANRSLGCLWCADGQPACRYGPLCPPGAVELLCPAPSIDAVEPLTGPPEGGLALTILGSNLGRAFADVQYAVSVASRPCNPEPSLYRTSARIVCVTSPAPNGTTGPVRVAIKSQPPGISSQHFTYQDPVLLSLSPRWGPQAGGTQLTIRGQHLQTGGNTSAFVGGQPCPILEPVCPEAIVCRTRPQAVPGEAAVLVVFGHAQRTLLASPFRYTANPRLVAAEPSASFRGGGRLIRVRGTGLDVVQRPLLSVWLEADTEVQASRAQPQDSQPRRSCGAPAADPQACIQLGGGLLQCSTVCSVNSSSLLLCRSPAVPDRARPQRVFFILDNVQVDFASASGGQGFLYQPNPRLAPLSREGPARPYRLKPGHVLDVEGEGLNLGISKEEVRVHIGRGECLVKTLTRNHLYCEPPAHAPQPANGSGLPQFVVSLCPGWAGGPGAAGMHSGAVPPQVQMGNVQLALGPVQYEAEPLLSAFPVEAQAGVGMGAAVLIAAVLLLTLMYRHKSKQALRDYQKVLLQLESLETGVGDQCRKEFTDLMTEMTDLSSDLEASGIPFLDYRTYAERAFFPGHGGCPLQPKPEGPGEDGRCATVCQGLTQLSNLLNSKLFLLTLIHTLEEQPSFSQRDRCHVASLLSLALHGKLEYLTDIMRTLLGDLAAHYVHRNPKLMLRRTETMVEKLLTNWLSICLYAFLREVAGEPLYMLFRAIQYQVDKGPVDAVTGKAKRTLNDSRLLREDVEFQPLTLMVLVGPGAGGAAGSSEMQHVPARVLDTDTITQVKEKVLDQVYKGTPFSQRPSVHALDLEWRSGLAGHLTLSDEDLTSVTQNHWKRLNTLQHYKVPNGATVGLVPQLHSGSTISQSLAQRCPLGENIPTLEDGEEGGVCLWHLVKATEEPEGTKVRCSSLREREPARAKAIPEIYLTRLLSMKVGAAWAAGPERRLSQGPRPSQGVGGAGAASDVDGPHTLPSTRPLSLASQGTLQKFVDDTFQAILSVNRPIPIAVKYLFDLLDELAEKHGIEDPGTLHIWKTNSLLLRFWVNALKNPQLIFDVRVSDNVDAILAVIAQTFIDSCTTSEHKVGRVRAVPTAAAGRDLRRKGLWGKPRGLCTDLWVGSGSIMGAPSPPSSCLVPPLPPEQDSPVNKLLYAREIPRYKQMVERYYADIRQSSPASYQEMNSALAELSGVRHGPGGAPVHMWVERLAEQSGEDLGLEDQAGTSLPPSTWCPQNYTSAPHCLEALQELYNHIHRYYDQIISALEEDPVGQKLQLACRLQQVAALVENKVTDL
- the PLXNB3 gene encoding plexin-B3 isoform X1; amino-acid sequence: MKEFSPCVLVRACMHPSLPLAPALGHCLCPSLCLPLSVPPLSPRLRSLSLILHLSASLPPSRALSTLASLHPTFHLPLLRAPTALTCAVSQAPVMAHWPPFGLCLLLLLLSSPPLPLTGAHRFSAPNTTLNHLALAPGRGTLYVGAVNHLFQLGPELQLEAVAVTGPVIDSPDCVPFRDPAECPQAQLTDNANQLLLVSSRAQELVACGQVRQGVCETRRLGDVAEVLYQAEDPGDGQFVAANTPGVATVGLVVPLPGRDLLLVARGLAGKLSAGVPPLAIRQLAGSQPFSSEGLGRLVVGDFSDYNNSYVGAFADARSAYFVFRRRGARAQAEYRSYVARVCLGDTNLYSYVEVPLACQGQGLIQAAFLAPGTLLGAFAAGPRGTQAALCAFPMAELGASMEQARRLCYTAGGRGPSGAEEATVEYGVTSRCVTLPLDSPESYPCGDEHTPSPIAGRQPLEVQPLLKLGQPVSAVAALQADGHMIAFLGDTQGQLHKVFLHGSQGQVYHSQQVGPPGSAISPDLLLDSSGSHLYVLTAHQVDRIPVAACPQFPDCASCLQAQDPLCGWCVLQGRCTQKGQCRRAGQPNQWLWSYEDSHCLHIQSLLPGHHPRQEQGQVTLSVPRLPILDADEYFHCAFGDYDSLAHVEGPHVACVTPPQDQVPLNPPGTDHVTVPLALMFEDVAVAATNFSFYDCSAVQALEAAAPCRACVGSIWRCHWCPQSSHCVYGEHCPEGERTIYSAQEEDVRVRGPGACPQVEGLAGPHLVPVGWESHLVLRVRNLQHFRGLPASFHCWLELPGELRGLPATLEETAGDSGLIHCQAHQFYPSMSQRELPVPIYVTQGEAQRLDNAHALYVILYDCAMGHPDCSHCQAANRSLGCLWCADGQPACRYGPLCPPGAVELLCPAPSIDAVEPLTGPPEGGLALTILGSNLGRAFADVQYAVSVASRPCNPEPSLYRTSARIVCVTSPAPNGTTGPVRVAIKSQPPGISSQHFTYQDPVLLSLSPRWGPQAGGTQLTIRGQHLQTGGNTSAFVGGQPCPILEPVCPEAIVCRTRPQAVPGEAAVLVVFGHAQRTLLASPFRYTANPRLVAAEPSASFRGGGRLIRVRGTGLDVVQRPLLSVWLEADTEVQASRAQPQDSQPRRSCGAPAADPQACIQLGGGLLQCSTVCSVNSSSLLLCRSPAVPDRARPQRVFFILDNVQVDFASASGGQGFLYQPNPRLAPLSREGPARPYRLKPGHVLDVEGEGLNLGISKEEVRVHIGRGECLVKTLTRNHLYCEPPAHAPQPANGSGLPQFVVSLCPGWAGGPGAAGMHSGAVPPQVQMGNVQLALGPVQYEAEPLLSAFPVEAQAGVGMGAAVLIAAVLLLTLMYRHKSKQALRDYQKVLLQLESLETGVGDQCRKEFTDLMTEMTDLSSDLEASGIPFLDYRTYAERAFFPGHGGCPLQPKPEGPGEDGRCATVCQGLTQLSNLLNSKLFLLTLIHTLEEQPSFSQRDRCHVASLLSLALHGKLEYLTDIMRTLLGDLAAHYVHRNPKLMLRRTETMVEKLLTNWLSICLYAFLREVAGEPLYMLFRAIQYQVDKGPVDAVTGKAKRTLNDSRLLREDVEFQPLTLMVLVGPGAGGAAGSSEMQHVPARVLDTDTITQVKEKVLDQVYKGTPFSQRPSVHALDLEWRSGLAGHLTLSDEDLTSVTQNHWKRLNTLQHYKVPNGATVGLVPQLHSGSTISQSLAQRCPLGENIPTLEDGEEGGVCLWHLVKATEEPEGTKVRCSSLREREPARAKAIPEIYLTRLLSMKVGAAWAAGPERRLSQGPRPSQGVGGAGAASDVDGPHTLPSTRPLSLASQGTLQKFVDDTFQAILSVNRPIPIAVKYLFDLLDELAEKHGIEDPGTLHIWKTNSLLLRFWVNALKNPQLIFDVRVSDNVDAILAVIAQTFIDSCTTSEHKVGRVRAVPTAAAGRDLRRKGLWGKPRGLCTDLWVGSGSIMGAPSPPSSCLVPPLPPEQDSPVNKLLYAREIPRYKQMVERYYADIRQSSPASYQEMNSALAELSGVRHGPGGAPVHMWVERLAEQSGEDLGLEDQAGTSLPPSTWCPQNYTSAPHCLEALQELYNHIHRYYDQIISALEEDPVGQKLQLACRLQQVAALVENKVTDL